One window from the genome of Dysgonomonadaceae bacterium PH5-43 encodes:
- a CDS encoding hypothetical protein (product_source=Hypo-rule applied; cath_funfam=3.30.63.10; cleavage_site_network=SignalP-noTM; superfamily=52540) — MKRIIIITFVALLSSLSYLKAEECDVKAFYLEVEADNGAKAIDEYGNFIKIEKLLVPDNSLKDGKYSVSVTRKGSNMYKVDGTDYYIETSYCYEYAIMDDAVLIVKSYGNRKYGTLVFLD; from the coding sequence ATGAAAAGGATAATAATAATAACGTTTGTAGCTCTCCTTTCTTCCCTTTCTTATTTAAAAGCAGAAGAGTGCGATGTAAAGGCTTTTTATTTGGAGGTTGAAGCCGACAATGGCGCAAAAGCAATTGACGAATATGGTAATTTCATAAAAATAGAAAAACTGCTTGTCCCTGATAATTCTCTTAAAGACGGTAAGTATTCTGTAAGCGTAACAAGGAAAGGTTCTAATATGTACAAAGTAGACGGAACCGATTATTATATAGAAACTTCTTATTGTTATGAATATGCAATAATGGACGACGCTGTACTCATTGTTAAATCGTATGGTAACAGAAAATATGGAACATTAGTATTCTTGGATTAA